A single window of Streptomyces aquilus DNA harbors:
- a CDS encoding threo-3-hydroxy-L-aspartate ammonia-lyase, producing the protein MTATPPPVTLDDIRSAADRLKGVAHRTPVLRSRTLDARVGAEVFLKCENFQRVGAFKFRGAYNAASRLTPEQLARGIAAYSSGNHAQAVALAARELGSTAVIVMPEDAPPAKRAATAGYGAEIVSYDRYTGDRVAIAEALAAERGLALIPPYDHPHVMAGQGTAALELLEETGGLDALLVPVGGGGLIAGCATAAKGLHPGVRIVGVEPEAGDDTKRSLEAGRRVEIPVPRTIADGQALHIPGELTFPVNQRLVDGISLVTDDEIRDAMRFAFEHLKIVVEPSGATPLAALLSGRVAGLPRRVGVIVSGGNVDAARFAELCGTAGE; encoded by the coding sequence GTGACCGCCACGCCCCCGCCCGTCACCCTCGACGACATCCGCTCCGCCGCCGACCGGCTCAAGGGCGTCGCCCACCGCACCCCCGTACTGCGCTCGCGCACGCTCGACGCGCGCGTGGGCGCCGAGGTCTTCCTCAAGTGCGAGAACTTCCAGCGGGTGGGCGCCTTCAAGTTCCGCGGCGCCTACAACGCGGCCTCCCGCCTCACCCCCGAGCAGCTCGCCCGCGGGATCGCCGCCTACTCCTCCGGCAACCACGCCCAGGCGGTCGCCCTCGCCGCCCGTGAGCTCGGCAGCACCGCGGTGATCGTCATGCCGGAGGACGCCCCGCCCGCCAAGCGGGCCGCCACCGCCGGCTACGGCGCCGAGATCGTCTCGTACGACCGCTACACCGGCGACCGCGTGGCCATCGCCGAAGCCCTGGCCGCCGAGCGCGGGCTCGCCCTGATCCCGCCGTACGACCATCCGCACGTCATGGCCGGGCAGGGCACGGCCGCCCTGGAACTCCTGGAGGAGACAGGGGGGCTGGACGCCCTGCTGGTGCCCGTCGGCGGGGGCGGGCTGATCGCCGGGTGTGCCACGGCGGCCAAGGGCCTGCATCCCGGCGTCCGGATCGTCGGCGTCGAGCCGGAGGCCGGGGACGACACCAAGAGGTCGCTGGAGGCGGGGCGGCGCGTCGAGATCCCGGTGCCCCGCACCATCGCCGACGGGCAGGCCCTCCACATCCCCGGGGAGCTGACCTTCCCCGTGAACCAGCGGCTGGTCGACGGGATCTCGCTGGTGACCGACGACGAGATCCGGGACGCGATGCGCTTCGCCTTCGAGCATCTGAAGATCGTCGTCGAGCCGAGCGGCGCGACACCGCTGGCCGCGCTGCTGTCCGGCCGGGTGGCGGGGCTGCCGCGCCGCGTCGGGGTGATCGTCTCCGGCGGGAACGTCGACGCGGCGCGGTTCGCCGAGCTCTGCGGCACCGCGGGGGAGTGA
- a CDS encoding peptide deformylase, whose protein sequence is MATPPDDLPLAELVEELLATGGPLPIVAAGDPVLRRGTERFEGQLDSALLARFVEAMRVTMHAAPGVGLAAPQVGVPLRIAVIEDPAPVPDEVRLARGRVPQPFRVLVNPSYDGVGAVRAAFFEGCLSVPGWQAVVERFDRVRLTAEDEHGRSVDEVFSGWPARIVQHETDHLDGTLYLDRAELRSLSSNQAMAERWTQPTPREAAASLGFRLPE, encoded by the coding sequence ATGGCAACTCCCCCTGATGACCTGCCCCTTGCCGAGCTGGTCGAGGAACTCCTCGCCACCGGCGGCCCGCTGCCGATCGTGGCGGCCGGCGATCCGGTGCTGCGGCGCGGCACCGAGCGTTTCGAGGGCCAGCTGGACTCCGCGCTGCTGGCCCGGTTCGTCGAGGCGATGCGCGTCACCATGCACGCGGCCCCCGGCGTGGGCCTCGCGGCGCCGCAGGTGGGGGTGCCGCTGCGGATCGCGGTGATCGAGGACCCGGCGCCGGTGCCGGACGAGGTGCGCCTCGCGCGGGGGCGGGTGCCGCAGCCCTTCCGGGTGCTGGTCAATCCGTCGTACGACGGGGTCGGCGCCGTGCGGGCCGCGTTCTTCGAAGGTTGTCTCAGCGTGCCGGGCTGGCAGGCGGTCGTGGAGCGGTTCGACCGGGTGCGGCTGACGGCCGAGGACGAGCACGGGCGGTCGGTGGACGAGGTGTTCTCCGGGTGGCCCGCCCGGATCGTGCAGCACGAGACGGACCACCTGGACGGCACGCTGTACCTGGACCGGGCGGAGCTGCGCTCGCTGTCCTCGAACCAGGCGATGGCGGAGCGCTGGACCCAGCCGACCCCCAGGGAGGCGGCTGCCTCCCTGGGGTTCCGGCTGCCGGAGTGA
- a CDS encoding vWA domain-containing protein, whose protein sequence is MTTPVAERLTSLVAALRAHGIRVGTGETVDAAQAMAALGFEDRELLREGLAATLLHGTAQRPVFDPVFDLYFPRGVGAPEPGTADRDDLRDRLAAALAADDEALLARLAAEAVDGFGGYGSSPGSDGWSSYQTLDRVRPQTLLARVRADVRAQNGSSGFADRLLDDEIRRRIEAFRGLVATEARRRVAERRDRDQIARRAVAPTADRVDFLFAGKDRLAELRRTVQPLARKLATRLAARRRRAARGSIDLRRTLRGSLSTGGVPMRPVLRRRRPARPELVLLCDVSGSVSGFSDFTMLLVQALHDQFSKVRVFAFVNRIDEVTGLLEHGAADAAGLGARIQAEATLTGWHGSSDYGVALGEFAERHGDAVGPRTTVFVLGDARTNMSDPNLAAVRHITERARRVYWLNPEQRSQWGTGDSAAPEYAELVEMHECRNVRQLGALVGRLLPI, encoded by the coding sequence GTGACCACGCCCGTCGCCGAGCGGCTCACCTCGCTCGTCGCCGCGCTGCGCGCCCACGGCATCCGGGTCGGGACGGGCGAGACCGTGGACGCGGCCCAGGCCATGGCGGCGCTCGGGTTCGAGGACCGGGAGCTGCTGCGCGAGGGGCTGGCCGCGACGCTGCTGCACGGCACCGCCCAACGGCCGGTGTTCGACCCGGTCTTCGACCTGTACTTCCCGCGCGGTGTCGGCGCGCCGGAGCCCGGGACGGCGGACCGGGACGACCTGCGTGACCGGCTCGCGGCAGCGCTCGCGGCGGACGACGAGGCGCTGCTGGCACGGCTCGCGGCCGAGGCCGTCGACGGCTTCGGCGGCTACGGCTCCTCCCCCGGCTCGGACGGCTGGTCGTCGTACCAGACCCTCGACCGGGTCCGCCCGCAGACGCTGCTCGCGCGGGTCCGGGCCGACGTCCGGGCACAGAACGGGAGTTCGGGGTTCGCGGACCGGCTGCTCGACGACGAGATCCGGCGCCGGATCGAGGCGTTCCGGGGGCTGGTGGCGACGGAGGCGCGGCGGCGGGTCGCCGAGCGGCGCGACCGGGACCAGATCGCCCGCCGCGCGGTGGCGCCGACGGCGGACCGGGTCGACTTCCTGTTCGCCGGGAAGGACCGGCTGGCCGAGCTGCGCCGGACGGTTCAGCCGCTCGCCCGGAAGCTGGCGACGCGTCTCGCCGCCCGCCGGCGTCGGGCCGCCCGGGGCAGCATCGATCTGCGGCGGACCCTGCGCGGCTCGCTGTCCACGGGTGGGGTGCCGATGCGGCCGGTACTGCGCCGGCGCCGGCCGGCCCGGCCCGAACTGGTGCTGCTGTGCGATGTCTCGGGCTCGGTGTCCGGGTTCTCCGACTTCACGATGCTGCTGGTGCAGGCGCTGCACGACCAGTTCAGCAAGGTGCGGGTGTTCGCCTTCGTCAACCGCATCGACGAGGTGACGGGGCTCCTGGAACACGGCGCGGCCGACGCGGCGGGACTCGGCGCCCGTATCCAGGCGGAGGCGACGCTCACCGGCTGGCACGGCAGCAGTGACTACGGCGTCGCCCTCGGGGAGTTCGCGGAGCGGCACGGCGACGCCGTCGGGCCCCGTACGACGGTGTTCGTCCTCGGTGACGCCCGGACGAACATGAGCGACCCGAACCTGGCGGCCGTCCGGCACATCACCGAACGGGCCCGCCGAGTCTACTGGTTGAACCCCGAGCAGCGCTCCCAGTGGGGCACGGGCGACTCCGCGGCGCCCGAGTACGCCGAGCTGGTGGAGATGCACGAGTGCCGCAACGTACGGCAGTTGGGCGCGCTGGTCGGACGACTGCTGCCGATCTAG
- a CDS encoding AAA family ATPase, with protein MFTSVDDVSARLAETGYLASPAVATTVFLADRLGKPLLVEGPAGVGKTELAKAVAEIAGAELVRLQCYEGVDESRALYEWNHAKQLLRISAGRDETWDETRTDIFSEEFLLTRPLLTAIRGDEPKVLLIDETDKADVEVEGLLLEVLSDFQVTVPELGTITATRRPFVVLTSNASRELSEALRRRCLFLHIGFPEEELERRIVRLKVPGLDAALAESVVRVVGALRAMDLRKVPSVAETIDWARTLLALGADALDETVVRDTLGVLLKHQDDVLKAAAKLDLDAL; from the coding sequence TTGTTCACTTCCGTCGACGACGTCTCCGCACGCCTCGCCGAGACCGGCTACCTCGCCTCGCCCGCGGTCGCCACCACCGTCTTCCTCGCGGACCGCCTCGGCAAGCCGCTCCTGGTCGAGGGCCCCGCCGGGGTCGGCAAGACCGAGCTCGCCAAGGCCGTCGCCGAGATCGCGGGGGCCGAGCTGGTGCGGTTGCAGTGCTACGAGGGCGTCGACGAGTCCCGGGCGCTGTACGAGTGGAACCACGCCAAGCAGCTGCTGCGCATCAGCGCGGGCCGCGACGAGACCTGGGACGAGACCCGCACCGACATCTTCAGCGAGGAGTTCCTGCTCACCCGCCCGCTGCTGACGGCGATCCGGGGCGACGAGCCGAAGGTCCTGCTGATCGACGAGACCGACAAGGCGGACGTCGAGGTGGAGGGCCTGCTCCTGGAGGTGCTCAGCGACTTCCAGGTGACGGTGCCCGAACTGGGCACGATCACCGCCACCCGGCGCCCCTTCGTCGTGCTCACCTCCAACGCGAGCCGTGAGCTGTCCGAGGCGCTGCGCCGCCGTTGTCTGTTCCTCCACATCGGCTTCCCCGAGGAGGAGTTGGAGCGCCGGATCGTCCGGCTGAAGGTGCCCGGCCTGGACGCGGCGCTGGCCGAGTCGGTGGTCCGCGTGGTCGGTGCGCTGCGCGCGATGGACCTGCGCAAGGTGCCGTCGGTCGCGGAGACCATCGACTGGGCGCGCACCCTGCTCGCGCTCGGCGCCGACGCGTTGGACGAGACCGTCGTACGGGACACCCTGGGCGTCCTGCTCAAGCATCAGGACGACGTCCTGAAGGCGGCCGCGAAGCTCGACCTGGACGCGCTGTGA
- a CDS encoding helix-turn-helix transcriptional regulator — protein MTSERALEAERDAIVAALTPVVDGLVATFGPLCEVVLHDYRNPEKSVVALAGSVTGRAVGGAMSEIGLRIVARGDEARDELNYVTRTGTGTTVKSSTMVLRDSTGTVFGALCVNLDVTAVSEAHALLGALARGASAPAPAELPVTTFGDDIDSVVDVILESHRHQPWGALDRAGRLALFRSLDERGVFAVRRAIEQVAARLGISRASAYSYLSQARATTPGGSA, from the coding sequence ATGACGTCCGAGCGAGCCCTGGAAGCCGAGCGGGACGCGATCGTCGCCGCGTTGACGCCGGTCGTCGACGGGCTGGTGGCGACGTTCGGGCCGTTGTGCGAAGTCGTGCTGCACGACTACCGGAACCCCGAGAAGTCCGTGGTCGCCCTCGCCGGATCGGTGACCGGGCGCGCGGTGGGCGGGGCGATGAGCGAGATCGGCCTGCGGATCGTGGCCCGCGGCGACGAGGCACGCGACGAGTTGAACTACGTCACGCGCACAGGGACCGGCACCACCGTCAAGTCGTCCACGATGGTGCTGCGCGACTCCACGGGCACCGTGTTCGGTGCCCTGTGCGTCAACCTCGACGTGACCGCGGTCAGCGAGGCGCACGCCCTGCTCGGCGCCCTGGCCCGGGGCGCCTCAGCCCCCGCCCCCGCCGAACTGCCGGTCACCACCTTCGGCGACGACATCGACTCCGTCGTCGACGTCATCCTCGAAAGCCACCGGCACCAGCCGTGGGGCGCGCTCGACCGCGCCGGCCGGCTCGCGCTGTTCCGCAGCCTCGACGAACGCGGCGTATTCGCCGTGCGCCGGGCCATCGAGCAGGTCGCCGCCCGCCTCGGCATCTCCCGCGCCTCCGCCTACAGCTACCTCTCCCAGGCCCGCGCCACGACTCCCGGAGGATCCGCGTGA
- a CDS encoding tetratricopeptide repeat protein — protein sequence MDMTYYDHGTPAERWERARMFFDAKDYAAAARVLGKLVEEVPEQTGPRLLLARSYYHSAQLRRAEAELRIIVERDPVEHYARLMLGRTLERQSRHEEAEPHLRLASALAGDFDEL from the coding sequence GTGGACATGACGTACTACGACCACGGAACGCCGGCGGAGCGCTGGGAGCGCGCGCGGATGTTCTTCGACGCCAAGGACTACGCCGCCGCGGCGCGCGTCCTGGGCAAGCTGGTCGAGGAGGTGCCGGAGCAGACCGGACCGCGGCTGCTGCTGGCCCGCTCCTACTACCACTCGGCCCAACTGCGCCGTGCGGAGGCGGAGCTGCGCATCATCGTGGAGCGCGACCCGGTGGAGCACTACGCCCGTCTGATGCTGGGCCGCACGCTGGAGCGGCAGAGCCGGCACGAGGAGGCCGAGCCGCATCTGCGCCTCGCGTCCGCGCTGGCCGGCGACTTCGACGAGCTGTAG
- a CDS encoding PepSY-associated TM helix domain-containing protein has product MTSAPPTTADETPKAADPPPKPGSWAPLRPLVLRLHFYAGLFVAPFLLVAAVTGFLYATSFQAEKILYADEMTVSAVGDAKLPISEQVTAAREAHPEGSVAAVRPSPTDDATTRVLLSGVKGVDADHTLAVFVDPYTGKVEGALEQYGSTGALPLRTWISELHRNLHLGETGRLYSEFAASWLWVIAGAGLVLWFTRRRARRKVRGTEGRRRTLGLHATVGAWAALGFFFLSVTGLTWSTYAGASIDDLRGSLGQTTPSVSAAAGGDHSGHGAATSTGAAEHGVGLDKVLAAARAEGLGDPVEIVPPADASSAYVVKQIQRGWPEKQDAVAVDPATGQVTDVLRFDDYPVLAKLTRWGIDLHTGTLFGLGNQIVLMLVALSLILLIVWGYRMWWMRGRGNAFGRPIPRGAWQKVPPQILLPCVAVIAVLGYFVPLLGIPLAAFLVVDVVLGEIAHRRQSHA; this is encoded by the coding sequence ATGACCTCCGCTCCCCCGACGACCGCCGACGAGACCCCGAAAGCCGCCGACCCGCCGCCGAAACCCGGCAGTTGGGCGCCGCTGCGCCCGCTGGTGCTGCGCCTGCACTTCTACGCCGGGCTGTTCGTCGCGCCCTTCCTGCTGGTGGCCGCGGTCACCGGATTCCTGTACGCCACCTCGTTCCAGGCCGAGAAGATCCTGTACGCCGACGAGATGACCGTCTCCGCCGTCGGCGACGCCAAGCTGCCGATATCCGAGCAGGTCACCGCCGCCCGCGAGGCCCACCCCGAAGGTTCCGTCGCGGCCGTCCGGCCCTCCCCGACGGACGACGCGACCACGAGGGTCCTGCTGTCCGGCGTCAAGGGCGTCGACGCCGACCACACCCTCGCCGTCTTCGTCGACCCGTACACCGGCAAGGTCGAGGGCGCCCTCGAACAGTACGGCTCCACGGGCGCGTTGCCGTTGCGCACCTGGATCTCCGAGCTGCACCGCAATCTGCACCTCGGCGAAACCGGCCGCCTCTACTCGGAGTTCGCGGCGAGCTGGCTGTGGGTCATCGCCGGGGCCGGCCTGGTGCTGTGGTTCACCCGGCGCCGGGCCCGGCGCAAGGTGCGCGGCACCGAAGGGCGGCGCCGCACGCTCGGGCTGCACGCCACCGTCGGCGCCTGGGCCGCCCTCGGCTTCTTCTTCCTGTCGGTGACCGGTCTGACCTGGTCCACCTACGCCGGCGCGAGCATCGACGACCTGCGCGGCTCGCTCGGCCAGACCACACCCTCGGTGTCGGCGGCCGCCGGTGGCGACCACTCCGGGCACGGCGCCGCCACCTCGACCGGGGCCGCCGAGCACGGCGTCGGCCTCGACAAGGTCCTGGCCGCGGCCCGTGCCGAAGGCCTCGGCGATCCCGTCGAGATCGTGCCGCCGGCCGACGCGTCGTCGGCGTACGTCGTGAAGCAGATCCAGCGCGGCTGGCCCGAGAAGCAGGACGCGGTCGCCGTCGACCCGGCCACCGGCCAGGTCACCGACGTGCTGCGGTTCGACGACTACCCGGTGCTCGCCAAGCTCACCCGCTGGGGCATCGACCTGCACACCGGCACCCTCTTCGGCCTCGGCAACCAGATCGTCCTCATGCTCGTGGCGCTCTCCCTGATCCTGCTGATCGTGTGGGGCTACCGCATGTGGTGGATGCGCGGTCGCGGCAACGCCTTCGGCCGTCCGATCCCGCGCGGCGCCTGGCAGAAGGTGCCCCCGCAGATCCTGCTGCCGTGCGTCGCGGTCATCGCGGTCCTCGGCTACTTCGTGCCGCTGCTCGGCATTCCGCTGGCCGCGTTCCTCGTCGTCGACGTCGTGCTGGGCGAGATCGCGCACCGGCGGCAGAGCCACGCCTGA
- a CDS encoding FtsX-like permease family protein: MFVLALRSIRRRPGRFLATLLSAFLGAAIIMTFNSMHDTAAGSGVDSVSSNTLTTAASVVGGYGSLLVFFAVASTLTVNVRQRAAELELLRCSGATPAQLKRMVVGEALAVALVGAALAIGPAMLGGRALLEVFQDSGQVAESVDYSFGPIALLTGVDITLVAAVGAAFLAVRRATRGQRRRGGARTVLAYAALATGTLAVCSTFLMKATDEALMAPPAYGAILLSVGFALLSPRLLKGLLDRLALSGASGWLAVRNLRERAGELAGILMSLILFTAVATTTLTVQAVESDEVAASGLVKSVDAKNLETLNFTVVGIIVVFVCVMLVNSLYAATTYRSREFGQQRLAGATPGQVLGMVGAEGLVLTVAGVFFGTVAALAGIVPFTMVRSDGVLPGQVVGIWLAVVSVAAAVTVGTGLATARKVLRTPATEAVALAA; the protein is encoded by the coding sequence ATGTTCGTACTGGCCCTGCGGTCGATCCGGCGACGGCCCGGACGGTTCCTCGCGACGCTGCTGTCCGCCTTCCTCGGCGCGGCGATCATCATGACGTTCAACTCGATGCACGACACGGCGGCCGGGAGCGGCGTCGACTCGGTGAGCTCGAACACGCTGACGACCGCGGCGAGCGTGGTGGGCGGTTACGGCTCGCTGCTGGTGTTCTTCGCCGTCGCCTCCACGCTGACGGTGAACGTCCGTCAGCGGGCCGCCGAGCTGGAGCTGCTGCGCTGCTCGGGGGCGACTCCGGCGCAGCTGAAGCGGATGGTCGTCGGTGAGGCACTGGCCGTCGCCCTGGTGGGCGCGGCGCTGGCGATCGGACCCGCGATGCTCGGCGGGCGGGCGCTGCTGGAGGTGTTCCAGGACAGCGGGCAGGTGGCGGAGTCGGTGGACTACTCGTTCGGCCCGATCGCGCTGCTGACGGGCGTCGATATCACCCTGGTCGCGGCGGTGGGCGCCGCGTTCCTCGCCGTGCGGCGGGCGACGCGGGGGCAGCGGCGACGGGGCGGGGCGCGGACGGTCCTCGCGTACGCCGCACTGGCGACCGGCACCCTGGCGGTGTGCAGCACCTTCCTCATGAAGGCGACGGACGAGGCGCTCATGGCGCCGCCCGCGTACGGGGCGATCCTGCTGTCGGTGGGCTTCGCGCTGCTGTCGCCGCGGCTGCTGAAGGGGCTGCTGGACCGGCTGGCGCTGTCCGGGGCGAGCGGCTGGCTCGCGGTGCGCAATCTGCGGGAGCGGGCCGGGGAGCTCGCCGGGATCCTGATGTCGCTGATCCTGTTCACGGCGGTGGCCACGACCACGCTCACCGTGCAGGCCGTGGAGAGCGACGAGGTCGCGGCCTCCGGGCTGGTGAAGTCGGTGGACGCGAAGAACCTGGAGACGCTGAACTTCACGGTCGTCGGGATCATCGTGGTCTTCGTCTGCGTGATGCTGGTCAACTCGCTGTACGCGGCGACCACGTACCGCAGCCGGGAGTTCGGCCAGCAGCGGCTGGCGGGTGCGACGCCCGGTCAGGTGCTCGGCATGGTGGGCGCCGAGGGGCTGGTCCTCACGGTCGCGGGGGTCTTCTTCGGCACGGTCGCGGCGCTGGCGGGGATCGTCCCGTTCACCATGGTCCGCAGCGACGGGGTGCTGCCGGGGCAGGTCGTCGGCATCTGGCTCGCGGTCGTGTCCGTCGCGGCGGCGGTGACGGTGGGGACGGGCCTGGCGACGGCCCGGAAGGTGCTGCGCACACCGGCGACGGAGGCCGTGGCGCTGGCGGCGTGA
- a CDS encoding MarR family winged helix-turn-helix transcriptional regulator, giving the protein MSKEYEKATPGFLVWRLSMKWRTAVDRAVAPLGLTHAQYSLTASLYGMQRAGERPSQRRLADRTGLEPLYVSKLARSLESAGLIERTRDPRDPRAVQLALTEQGRDTTRQAIKVVQGLLEQLLAPLGGLDSPRTREFSAELATLLDAPLDPLAGISESDKEQS; this is encoded by the coding sequence ATGAGCAAGGAGTACGAGAAGGCGACACCCGGCTTCCTGGTGTGGCGACTGTCGATGAAGTGGCGGACCGCGGTCGACCGCGCCGTGGCCCCGCTGGGCCTCACGCACGCGCAGTACTCGCTGACCGCGTCCCTGTACGGCATGCAGCGCGCCGGCGAGCGCCCCAGCCAGCGGCGCCTGGCCGACCGGACCGGCCTGGAACCGCTGTACGTGTCCAAGCTGGCGCGCTCCCTGGAGTCGGCGGGCCTGATCGAACGCACCCGGGACCCGCGCGACCCGCGCGCCGTCCAGCTGGCGCTGACCGAGCAGGGCCGCGACACCACCCGGCAGGCCATCAAGGTCGTCCAGGGGCTGCTGGAGCAGCTCCTCGCACCGCTCGGCGGGCTCGACAGCCCACGCACCCGGGAGTTCAGCGCCGAACTCGCGACACTGCTCGACGCACCTCTCGATCCACTCGCCGGCATCAGTGAGTCCGACAAGGAGCAGTCATGA
- a CDS encoding pirin family protein yields the protein MSNLDREAAPALCGGRGFVVAEPVRELLSPRTVKLGESSEVRRLLPNLGRRMVGAWCFVDHYGPDDIADEPGMQVPPHPHMGLQTVSWLHEGEVLHRDSTGSLQTIRPRELGLMTSGRAISHSEESPKSHARFLHGAQLWVALPDGHRHTDPRFEHHAELPQISAPGLTATLILGDLDGATSPGTTYTPIVGADLALAAGADVRLPLEPDFEYAVLSMSGEAHVDGVPVLPGSMLYLGCGRTELPLRAASDAGLMLLGGEPFEEELIMFWNWIGRSQEEIEQARRDWMEGSRFGEVKGYDGAPLPAPELPPLPLKPRGRVR from the coding sequence ATGAGCAATCTTGATCGCGAGGCGGCTCCCGCCCTGTGCGGCGGCCGCGGCTTCGTGGTGGCGGAGCCTGTTCGCGAACTCCTCAGCCCGCGCACCGTCAAACTCGGCGAGTCCAGCGAGGTCCGTCGACTGCTGCCCAACCTGGGGCGCCGCATGGTGGGCGCCTGGTGCTTCGTCGACCACTACGGCCCCGACGACATCGCCGACGAGCCCGGCATGCAGGTGCCCCCGCACCCGCACATGGGCCTCCAGACGGTCAGCTGGCTGCACGAGGGCGAGGTCCTGCACCGCGACTCGACCGGCAGCCTCCAGACGATCCGCCCGCGCGAACTGGGCCTCATGACCTCCGGACGGGCCATCAGCCACTCCGAGGAGAGCCCCAAGTCGCACGCCCGGTTCCTGCACGGCGCCCAGCTGTGGGTCGCCCTCCCGGACGGCCACCGCCACACCGACCCGCGCTTCGAGCACCACGCCGAGCTGCCGCAGATCAGCGCGCCCGGCCTGACCGCCACCCTCATCCTCGGCGACCTCGACGGCGCGACCTCGCCCGGGACGACGTACACCCCGATCGTCGGCGCCGACCTGGCGCTCGCCGCCGGCGCGGACGTACGCCTCCCGCTGGAACCGGACTTCGAGTACGCCGTGCTGTCCATGTCCGGCGAGGCCCACGTGGACGGTGTCCCGGTCCTGCCCGGCTCCATGCTCTACCTCGGCTGCGGCCGCACCGAACTGCCGCTGCGCGCCGCGTCGGACGCGGGTCTGATGCTGCTGGGCGGTGAGCCGTTCGAGGAGGAACTGATCATGTTCTGGAACTGGATCGGACGGTCCCAGGAGGAGATCGAGCAGGCGCGCCGGGACTGGATGGAGGGATCGCGCTTCGGTGAGGTGAAGGGGTACGACGGGGCGCCGCTGCCGGCTCCGGAACTGCCCCCGTTGCCGTTGAAGCCACGCGGACGGGTGCGGTGA
- a CDS encoding cupin domain-containing protein → MLETKTLDKPDERRDFPRGHLEAVHLTGLDFAVGTFEPGWRWSESVAPLAGTTSCEVHHNGYVVQGRMHVVMDGGGETEVGPGDVFVISPGHDAWVVGDEQCVVYDFAGSMANEYAKPAEG, encoded by the coding sequence ATGCTGGAGACGAAAACCCTCGACAAGCCGGACGAGCGGCGGGACTTCCCCCGAGGCCATCTGGAAGCGGTCCACCTCACCGGCCTCGACTTCGCGGTGGGGACCTTCGAACCGGGATGGCGCTGGTCGGAGTCCGTGGCACCCCTCGCCGGGACCACGAGCTGCGAAGTGCACCACAACGGCTACGTCGTCCAGGGCCGCATGCACGTCGTCATGGACGGCGGCGGCGAGACCGAGGTGGGACCCGGCGACGTCTTCGTGATCTCGCCCGGCCACGACGCCTGGGTGGTCGGCGACGAGCAGTGCGTGGTCTACGACTTCGCGGGAAGCATGGCCAACGAGTACGCCAAGCCCGCCGAGGGGTGA
- a CDS encoding winged helix DNA-binding protein — MTTTTPPLLNPRVIALAHYAARAVLEQVLARHDVTFQQSVSLRLAAVADGPMEREHLVDGVVGSLKIDAAEASAVVDELIAAQLLAPQEPSRVRITDAGRELYDTTSAETAPISARVYADIPVEDLAVAGRVLTLITERANTELATLNG, encoded by the coding sequence ATGACCACCACCACACCTCCCCTGCTGAACCCGCGCGTCATAGCCCTGGCGCACTACGCGGCCCGAGCGGTCCTGGAGCAGGTACTGGCCCGCCACGACGTGACGTTCCAGCAGTCCGTCTCCCTCCGCCTCGCCGCCGTTGCCGACGGGCCGATGGAGCGGGAACACCTCGTCGACGGTGTCGTCGGCTCGCTGAAGATCGACGCCGCGGAGGCCTCGGCCGTCGTCGACGAGCTGATCGCCGCGCAACTACTGGCCCCCCAGGAGCCCTCACGGGTGCGGATCACGGACGCCGGACGGGAGCTGTACGACACGACGTCCGCCGAGACCGCCCCCATCAGCGCCCGCGTCTACGCCGACATCCCAGTGGAGGATCTCGCCGTCGCCGGACGGGTGCTGACGCTCATCACCGAGCGGGCGAACACCGAACTCGCCACCCTGAACGGTTAG